The Comamonas sp. GB3 AK4-5 genome includes a region encoding these proteins:
- the era gene encoding GTPase Era: MTDAAKKKVAGKAGAERAKSQIDINDPSLDYISAMLTGAKPGATATPIRSEEETAAEPVREVPVEEQRCGLIAIVGKPNVGKSTLMNALVGQKISITSRKAQTTRHRITGIHTKEETQFVFVDTPGFQTKHSTALNKSLNKTVMGAIGDVDLILFVVEAGSFTLADAKVLSLFKPGIPTLLIANKLDAVGRRHEIAPWLQSMQERHPFAEFVPMSAKNKKDIERLYGICAKYLPQQPWFYGQDELTDRSEKFLAAETVREKLFRFTGDELPYTSTVVIDKFEEEPSKAHKRFMRVAATIVVERDGHKAMVIGQGGERLKRISTEARQELERQFDAKVFLEVWVKVRSGWADDEARVKSFGYE, encoded by the coding sequence ATGACCGACGCTGCGAAGAAAAAAGTAGCAGGCAAAGCAGGCGCAGAGCGTGCTAAAAGCCAAATTGACATCAACGATCCTAGCCTGGACTACATCAGTGCCATGCTGACGGGCGCCAAGCCCGGCGCCACTGCCACGCCCATACGCAGCGAAGAAGAAACCGCTGCCGAGCCCGTGCGCGAAGTGCCGGTGGAAGAGCAGCGCTGCGGCCTGATCGCCATCGTGGGCAAGCCCAATGTGGGCAAGTCCACACTGATGAATGCGCTGGTGGGGCAGAAAATCTCCATCACCTCGCGCAAGGCGCAGACCACGCGCCACCGCATCACCGGCATCCACACCAAGGAAGAGACCCAGTTCGTCTTCGTGGACACGCCCGGCTTCCAGACCAAGCATTCCACCGCCTTGAACAAGTCGCTGAACAAGACGGTTATGGGTGCCATCGGCGACGTGGACCTGATCTTGTTCGTGGTCGAAGCGGGCAGCTTCACCCTGGCCGACGCCAAGGTGTTGTCGCTGTTCAAGCCCGGCATTCCCACGCTCTTGATCGCCAACAAGCTGGACGCAGTGGGTCGCCGCCATGAAATCGCTCCCTGGCTGCAAAGCATGCAGGAGCGCCACCCCTTCGCCGAGTTCGTGCCCATGTCGGCCAAGAACAAGAAGGACATCGAGCGCCTGTACGGCATCTGCGCCAAATACCTGCCGCAGCAGCCCTGGTTCTACGGCCAGGACGAGCTGACCGACCGCAGCGAGAAATTCCTCGCCGCCGAAACCGTGCGCGAAAAGCTGTTCCGCTTCACCGGCGACGAGCTGCCCTATACCTCCACCGTGGTCATCGACAAGTTCGAGGAAGAGCCCAGCAAGGCCCACAAGCGCTTTATGCGCGTGGCCGCCACCATCGTGGTGGAGCGCGACGGCCACAAGGCCATGGTGATTGGCCAGGGTGGCGAGCGCCTCAAGCGCATCAGCACCGAAGCCCGCCAGGAGCTGGAAAGGCAGTTCGACGCCAAGGTGTTTTTGGAAGTGTGGGTCAAGGTGCGGTCTGGCTGGGCGGATGATGAAGCCCGCGTCAAGTCTTTTGGATACGAATAA
- the rnc gene encoding ribonuclease III, translated as MLPGLLALQQRLQHTFSEPALLQRALTHRSFSADNNERLEFLGDSVLSLAVSTLLFQRLQSLPEGDLSRVRANLVKEGTLHQIALKLELPSLLRLGEGEFKSGGKQRPSILADAVEALIGAVYLDADYLQAERLVHHLYEGVDINPQMRAVQKDPKTALQEWLQGRRMQLPQYKVAAITGAAHLQTFEVECSIAELHLHANGNGASRRAAEQAAAAALLDQLKAKHP; from the coding sequence GTGCTACCTGGTCTTCTTGCTCTGCAGCAGCGTCTGCAGCACACATTTTCCGAACCCGCCTTGCTGCAGCGTGCGTTGACGCATCGCAGCTTTTCGGCCGATAACAACGAACGCCTGGAGTTCCTCGGGGACTCCGTGCTGAGTCTTGCCGTCTCCACCTTGCTGTTCCAGCGGCTGCAGTCGCTGCCCGAGGGCGACCTCTCGCGCGTGCGCGCCAACCTGGTCAAGGAAGGTACGCTGCACCAGATCGCCCTGAAGCTGGAGCTGCCCAGCCTGCTGCGCCTGGGTGAGGGCGAGTTCAAATCCGGCGGCAAGCAGCGTCCCTCCATCTTGGCGGACGCGGTGGAAGCGCTGATTGGCGCGGTCTATCTCGACGCAGACTATCTGCAGGCCGAACGCCTGGTGCACCACCTCTACGAAGGGGTGGACATCAACCCGCAAATGCGTGCGGTGCAAAAAGACCCCAAGACCGCACTGCAGGAATGGCTGCAAGGCCGTCGCATGCAGCTGCCGCAGTACAAAGTGGCTGCGATTACCGGGGCCGCGCATTTGCAAACCTTCGAGGTGGAATGCTCCATTGCGGAACTTCACCTCCATGCCAACGGCAACGGCGCTTCGCGCCGTGCTGCGGAGCAGGCGGCAGCCGCTGCCTTGCTCGATCAACTGAAAGCGAAACATCCATGA
- the lepB gene encoding signal peptidase I has product MQAMQWITAAVLAAFVGYVGAWYTGAIEGNFALLMLTATLVTGAYWLAERLYFWPRRKKTAQALAEAAETRRAELDRMGIAKVDVDTTEGQQKALVQPWWLDWTAGLFPVIAVVFVLRSFLFEPFKIPSGSMIPTLLVGDLILVNKFTYGVRLPVINKKITEGSPVQRGDVMVFRYPPQPSLDYIKRVVGVPGDTVAYLNKRLTINGQPVETKDLPDFFDEDAMRYFNQYEETLGLSPHRLLNTQGVPAFVQGASNYAYRDNCTYSVEGVTCKVPEGNYFVMGDNRDNSLDSRYWGFVPDENIVGKAFFVWMNFGNFKRIGAFN; this is encoded by the coding sequence ATGCAAGCCATGCAATGGATTACGGCCGCGGTTCTGGCGGCTTTCGTGGGCTATGTCGGTGCCTGGTATACCGGCGCCATCGAGGGCAATTTTGCCCTGCTGATGCTGACGGCCACCCTGGTGACCGGTGCCTATTGGCTGGCCGAGCGCCTGTACTTCTGGCCCCGCCGCAAGAAAACCGCCCAGGCCCTGGCCGAGGCTGCGGAGACGCGCCGCGCCGAGCTGGACCGCATGGGCATTGCCAAGGTGGATGTGGACACCACCGAAGGCCAGCAAAAAGCCCTGGTTCAGCCCTGGTGGCTGGACTGGACGGCTGGCCTGTTCCCGGTGATTGCCGTGGTGTTCGTGCTGCGCTCGTTTCTGTTCGAGCCTTTCAAGATCCCCTCGGGCTCCATGATCCCCACGCTGCTGGTGGGCGATTTGATCCTGGTGAACAAGTTCACCTACGGTGTGCGCCTGCCCGTGATCAACAAAAAGATCACCGAAGGCTCGCCCGTGCAGCGCGGCGATGTGATGGTGTTCCGCTATCCCCCGCAGCCCAGCCTGGACTACATCAAGCGCGTGGTGGGTGTGCCCGGTGACACCGTGGCCTATCTGAACAAGCGCCTGACCATCAACGGCCAGCCCGTGGAGACCAAGGACCTGCCGGACTTCTTCGATGAAGACGCCATGCGCTACTTCAACCAGTACGAAGAGACCCTGGGCCTGTCCCCGCACCGATTGCTCAACACCCAGGGTGTGCCGGCCTTTGTGCAAGGCGCCAGCAACTATGCCTACCGCGACAACTGCACCTACAGCGTCGAAGGCGTGACCTGCAAGGTGCCCGAGGGCAATTACTTCGTCATGGGCGACAACCGCGACAACTCGCTGGACTCGCGCTACTGGGGTTTTGTGCCGGACGAGAACATCGTGGGCAAGGCCTTTTTTGTCTGGATGAACTTCGGCAACTTCAAACGCATTGGCGCTTTCAACTAA
- the lepA gene encoding translation elongation factor 4, which translates to MKHIRNFSIIAHIDHGKSTLADRLIQRCGGLAEREMEAQVLDSMDIEKERGITIKAQTAALQYKAKDGQVYNLNLIDTPGHVDFSYEVSRSLSACEGALLVVDASQGVEAQTVANCYTALDLGVEVFAVLNKMDLPNADPDNAKAEIEDVIGIDASDAIPCSAKTGMGIDDILEAVVAKVPPPTGNLDAPLRAMIVDSWFDPYVGVVMLVRVVDGQLKKGERFKMMATGAAYEANNVGVFTPANEPRDALKAGEVGYIIAGIKELKAAKVGDTITLEKKLPNNLGPAEKALPGFKEVKPQVFAGLYPTEASEYDQLRDALEKLQLNDAALQYEPEVSQALGFGFRCGFLGLLHMEIVQERLEREFDQDLITTAPSVVYQVVKADGEVIDVENPSKMPDQGRLEEVREPIVTVHLYMPQDYVGPVMTLANQKRGIQKNMAYHGRQVMLTYEMPLGEIVLDFFDKLKSVSRGYASMDYEFLEYRASDVVKVDILLNGEKVDALSIIVHRSQATYRGRAVVAKMREIISRQMFDVAIQAAIGANIIARETVKAMRKNVLAKCYGGDISRKRKLLEKQKAGKKRMKQIGSVEVPQEAFLAILQVED; encoded by the coding sequence ATGAAGCACATCAGAAATTTTTCCATCATTGCGCATATTGACCACGGCAAATCCACGCTGGCGGACCGATTGATCCAGCGTTGCGGCGGTCTCGCAGAGCGCGAGATGGAGGCCCAGGTGCTCGACTCGATGGACATCGAGAAAGAGCGCGGCATCACCATCAAGGCGCAGACTGCGGCGTTGCAATACAAGGCCAAGGATGGCCAGGTCTACAACCTGAACCTGATCGACACCCCCGGCCACGTGGACTTCTCATATGAAGTCTCGCGCTCCCTGTCCGCCTGCGAAGGCGCGCTGCTGGTGGTCGACGCCTCGCAGGGCGTGGAAGCCCAGACCGTGGCCAACTGCTACACCGCCCTGGACCTGGGCGTGGAAGTGTTTGCAGTGCTGAACAAAATGGATCTGCCCAATGCCGATCCGGACAATGCCAAGGCCGAGATCGAAGACGTGATCGGCATTGACGCCAGCGACGCCATTCCCTGCTCGGCCAAGACCGGCATGGGCATCGACGATATTTTGGAAGCCGTTGTTGCCAAGGTGCCGCCACCCACGGGCAATCTGGACGCACCGCTGCGCGCCATGATCGTGGACAGCTGGTTCGACCCCTATGTGGGCGTCGTGATGCTGGTGCGCGTGGTGGACGGTCAGCTCAAAAAGGGCGAGCGCTTCAAGATGATGGCCACGGGCGCTGCCTATGAAGCCAACAACGTCGGCGTGTTCACCCCTGCCAACGAGCCGCGCGACGCACTCAAGGCCGGTGAGGTGGGTTACATCATTGCCGGCATCAAGGAACTCAAGGCCGCCAAGGTGGGTGACACCATCACCCTGGAAAAAAAGCTGCCCAACAACCTGGGCCCTGCCGAAAAAGCCCTGCCTGGCTTCAAGGAAGTCAAACCCCAGGTGTTTGCCGGCCTGTATCCCACCGAAGCCAGCGAATACGACCAGCTGCGTGACGCACTGGAAAAGCTGCAGCTCAATGATGCGGCCCTGCAGTACGAACCCGAAGTCTCCCAGGCCCTGGGCTTTGGCTTTCGCTGCGGTTTCCTGGGCCTGCTGCACATGGAGATCGTGCAGGAGCGCCTGGAGCGCGAGTTCGACCAGGATCTGATCACCACCGCGCCCAGCGTGGTCTACCAGGTGGTCAAGGCCGATGGCGAGGTCATCGACGTGGAAAACCCCTCCAAGATGCCCGACCAGGGCCGTCTGGAAGAAGTCCGCGAGCCCATCGTCACCGTGCACCTGTACATGCCCCAGGACTATGTGGGCCCGGTGATGACGCTGGCCAACCAAAAGCGTGGCATACAAAAGAACATGGCCTACCACGGCCGCCAGGTCATGCTGACCTATGAGATGCCGCTGGGCGAAATCGTGCTGGACTTCTTTGACAAGCTCAAGAGCGTCTCGCGCGGCTATGCCTCCATGGACTACGAGTTCCTGGAGTACCGCGCCTCCGACGTGGTCAAGGTCGACATCTTGCTCAATGGCGAAAAAGTGGATGCCCTGTCCATCATCGTCCACCGCTCGCAGGCCACCTACCGTGGTCGCGCCGTGGTGGCTAAGATGCGCGAAATCATCAGCCGCCAGATGTTCGACGTGGCCATCCAGGCCGCCATCGGCGCCAACATCATCGCGCGTGAGACCGTCAAGGCCATGCGCAAGAACGTGCTGGCCAAGTGCTATGGCGGTGACATCAGCCGCAAGCGCAAGCTGCTGGAAAAGCAAAAGGCCGGCAAGAAGCGCATGAAGCAAATTGGCTCGGTGGAAGTGCCGCAAGAGGCCTTCCTGGCCATCTTGCAAGTGGAGGATTGA
- a CDS encoding DegQ family serine endoprotease, producing the protein MPAKQRKTLQTLGVAALIAAAAAGGGAWALPEAQAQAAPAQPAAAAPAAPLVGGLPDFTALVDRVGPSVANIRTTEKVSKGGAAALGMDEDMLEFFRRFGLPVPNIPKQQRPGPGDSEGESQPSGVGSGFILTPDGYVMTNAHVVEGADEVIVTLTDKREFKAKIIGSDKRTDVAVVKIDAKGLPAVKIGDVSKLKVGEWVMAIGSPFGLDNSVTAGIVSAKQRDTGDYLPFIQTDVAINPGNSGGPLLNLRGEVVGINSQIYSRSGGFMGISFAIPIDEAVRVSDQLRASGKVTRGRIGVQIGPVSKDVAESIGLGKPRGALVSATEAGSPAAKAGVEAGDVIIKYNGTDIDKVSDLPRLVGNTKPGSKGTLTVFRRGATKDLSITIAEVEPDDAVAARKGPEGSTATASAKSLGLVVSDLSAAQKKELSVKGGVRIVTATDAAARAGLREGDVVLSVANIEVADVKGFEAALAKADKNKPVNMLVRRGEWAQYVLVRPAP; encoded by the coding sequence ATGCCTGCAAAGCAACGCAAAACCCTGCAGACCCTGGGCGTGGCGGCCTTGATTGCCGCAGCCGCCGCTGGTGGCGGTGCCTGGGCACTGCCGGAGGCGCAAGCCCAGGCCGCTCCGGCCCAGCCTGCCGCCGCGGCCCCTGCGGCGCCGCTCGTGGGCGGCCTGCCGGATTTCACCGCGCTGGTGGACCGGGTAGGGCCCTCGGTGGCCAATATCCGCACCACGGAAAAAGTCAGCAAGGGTGGCGCCGCGGCTCTGGGCATGGATGAAGACATGCTGGAGTTCTTCCGCCGCTTTGGCCTGCCGGTGCCCAATATCCCCAAGCAGCAGCGCCCCGGGCCGGGTGACAGCGAGGGGGAATCCCAGCCCAGCGGCGTGGGCTCCGGCTTCATCCTCACGCCCGATGGTTATGTGATGACCAATGCCCATGTGGTGGAAGGGGCGGACGAGGTCATCGTCACCCTGACCGACAAGCGCGAGTTCAAGGCCAAGATCATCGGCAGCGACAAGCGCACCGACGTGGCCGTGGTCAAGATCGACGCCAAGGGCCTGCCGGCCGTGAAGATTGGCGATGTCAGCAAGCTCAAGGTGGGCGAATGGGTGATGGCCATTGGCTCACCCTTCGGCCTCGATAACTCGGTCACGGCCGGCATTGTCTCGGCCAAGCAGCGCGACACCGGCGACTACCTGCCTTTCATCCAGACCGATGTGGCCATCAACCCCGGCAATTCGGGCGGGCCGCTGCTGAATCTGCGCGGCGAGGTGGTGGGCATCAACAGCCAGATCTACTCGCGCTCGGGCGGCTTTATGGGCATCAGCTTTGCCATCCCCATCGACGAGGCCGTGCGCGTCAGCGACCAGCTGCGCGCCAGCGGCAAGGTCACGCGCGGTCGCATCGGCGTGCAGATCGGACCGGTGTCCAAGGACGTGGCCGAGTCCATAGGCCTGGGCAAGCCGCGTGGTGCGCTGGTCTCGGCCACCGAAGCCGGCTCGCCTGCCGCCAAGGCCGGTGTGGAAGCCGGTGACGTGATCATCAAATACAACGGCACCGACATCGACAAGGTTTCCGACCTGCCGCGCCTGGTGGGCAATACCAAGCCGGGCTCCAAGGGCACGCTCACCGTGTTCCGCCGTGGCGCCACCAAGGACCTGAGCATCACCATTGCCGAGGTCGAGCCCGACGACGCCGTGGCCGCACGCAAGGGCCCCGAAGGCTCCACTGCCACGGCCAGCGCCAAGTCGCTGGGTCTGGTGGTTTCCGACCTGAGCGCCGCCCAGAAGAAAGAACTGAGCGTCAAGGGCGGGGTGCGCATTGTCACCGCGACCGACGCCGCAGCCCGTGCCGGCCTGCGCGAGGGCGATGTGGTGCTGTCGGTGGCCAATATCGAGGTGGCCGATGTCAAGGGCTTCGAGGCTGCGCTGGCCAAGGCCGACAAGAACAAGCCCGTGAACATGCTGGTGCGGCGTGGCGAATGGGCCCAGTACGTGCTGGTGCGCCCTGCGCCTTGA
- a CDS encoding sigma-E factor negative regulatory protein encodes MTDDLKNKELLSALVDGELQGDELAQALTWAEGNEGHGSWQLYHLVGDVLRSPELAHHSQHDLLGGLRAQLAKEPPLALQPARLEQLAPAQPPLTSALAGRVPDPVANASVFRWKMAAGVASVAAVAALGWNLVVVPAGQGSQLAQAGSAPAAQLASQTPMMSVPQADGGVIAVATGNGNEVILRDPRLDELLAAHQRFGSKASLQMPADFLRNASFANTPMPVSQPR; translated from the coding sequence ATGACGGATGATCTGAAAAACAAGGAATTGCTGTCGGCCCTGGTCGATGGTGAATTGCAGGGCGATGAGCTGGCCCAGGCATTGACGTGGGCGGAAGGCAACGAAGGCCACGGCAGCTGGCAGCTCTACCACCTGGTGGGCGATGTGCTGCGCTCGCCCGAGCTTGCCCATCACAGCCAGCATGATCTGCTGGGCGGTCTGCGTGCCCAACTGGCCAAGGAGCCGCCACTGGCCCTGCAGCCCGCGAGGTTGGAGCAACTGGCCCCGGCCCAGCCGCCGCTGACTTCGGCCCTGGCGGGGCGGGTTCCAGACCCCGTGGCCAACGCCTCGGTCTTCCGATGGAAGATGGCGGCGGGCGTGGCCTCGGTGGCCGCCGTGGCCGCCCTGGGCTGGAATCTGGTGGTGGTGCCCGCAGGCCAGGGCAGCCAATTGGCCCAGGCCGGCAGCGCGCCCGCAGCCCAACTGGCGTCGCAAACGCCCATGATGTCCGTGCCCCAGGCCGACGGCGGCGTGATCGCCGTGGCCACAGGCAATGGCAACGAAGTCATCTTGCGTGACCCGCGCCTGGACGAGTTGCTGGCGGCCCACCAGCGCTTTGGCAGCAAGGCGTCGCTGCAAATGCCGGCCGACTTTCTGCGCAACGCCAGCTTTGCCAACACCCCCATGCCGGTTTCCCAGCCGCGCTGA
- the rpoE gene encoding RNA polymerase sigma factor RpoE, giving the protein MSPHIAPPPAPSDTDLQLVERTVAGDQRAYELLVLKYQRRIERLIARMVRDTDLVQDIAQETFLRAYRALHQFRGEAQFYTWLYRIAVNTAKKALLDMKRDPVLTESALHGASEDDETSRPANEPITEETPETVLAAREIAAAVNAAMEALPEDLRQAVTLREIEGLSYEEIATAMGCPIGTVRSRIFRAREAISARVKPLLERQSGKRW; this is encoded by the coding sequence ATGAGTCCCCATATCGCCCCACCTCCCGCACCTTCCGATACCGATTTGCAACTGGTGGAGCGCACGGTCGCAGGGGATCAGCGTGCTTACGAGCTGCTGGTGCTCAAGTACCAGCGCCGCATCGAACGCCTGATTGCACGCATGGTGCGCGACACCGATCTGGTGCAGGACATCGCCCAGGAAACCTTTTTGCGCGCCTACCGGGCACTGCACCAGTTCCGCGGTGAGGCCCAGTTCTACACCTGGCTGTACCGGATTGCCGTGAACACGGCCAAGAAGGCGCTGCTGGATATGAAGCGCGATCCGGTGCTGACCGAGAGTGCTTTGCACGGTGCGAGTGAAGATGATGAAACTTCTCGGCCTGCAAACGAACCAATCACTGAGGAAACTCCCGAGACGGTGCTGGCAGCGCGAGAAATTGCTGCTGCCGTGAATGCTGCAATGGAGGCTTTACCCGAGGATTTGCGCCAGGCGGTCACGCTGCGCGAGATCGAGGGTTTGAGCTATGAAGAAATTGCCACCGCCATGGGCTGTCCTATCGGAACGGTGCGTTCGCGCATCTTTCGAGCCCGAGAAGCCATCTCCGCACGCGTCAAACCGTTGCTGGAGCGCCAATCGGGCAAACGGTGGTAA
- the fabF gene encoding beta-ketoacyl-ACP synthase II, producing the protein MSRRRVVVTGLGCISPVGNTVTEAWANLLAGKSGIGHITKFDATNFSCRIAGEVKGFNVEDYMSAKDARSMDTFIHYGIAAAEQAVKDAGLPTGEALSDDLATRIGCVLGSGIGGLPLIENTQIELSSRGPRRITPFFVPASIINMVAGHVSMRFGFKGPNLSVVTACTTGLHCIGEAGRMIEYGDADIVVAGGAESTVSPLGVGGFAAMRALSTRNDDPTAASRPWDKDRDGFVLGEGAGVLVLEEYEHAKARGAKIYAELSGYGMSADAGHMTAPNMDGPRRAMLNAMRNAGVNPDQINYLNAHGTSTPLGDKNESNAIKAALGDAAYKTVVSSTKSMTGHLLGGAGGVESVFTVMALHDQKIPPTINLLNQDPDCDLDYCANTARDAKIDVALKNNFGFGGTNGSLIFKRI; encoded by the coding sequence ATGAGCCGTCGTCGCGTTGTCGTGACCGGCCTGGGTTGCATCAGTCCCGTGGGTAACACGGTGACTGAAGCCTGGGCCAATCTCTTGGCCGGCAAGTCCGGCATTGGCCACATCACCAAGTTCGATGCCACGAATTTTTCGTGCCGCATCGCAGGTGAGGTCAAAGGATTCAATGTGGAGGACTACATGAGCGCCAAAGATGCGCGCTCCATGGACACCTTCATTCACTATGGCATTGCGGCAGCGGAGCAGGCTGTGAAGGATGCAGGTCTGCCCACGGGCGAGGCCTTGTCCGACGACCTTGCGACCCGCATCGGTTGCGTGCTCGGGTCCGGTATCGGGGGCTTGCCCCTGATCGAGAACACTCAGATTGAGCTCTCGAGCCGGGGACCCCGTCGCATCACCCCATTTTTTGTGCCCGCCTCCATCATCAACATGGTGGCTGGTCACGTTTCCATGCGTTTCGGCTTCAAGGGCCCGAACCTGTCCGTGGTGACGGCCTGTACCACAGGCCTGCACTGCATCGGCGAAGCCGGGCGCATGATTGAGTACGGCGACGCCGACATCGTCGTCGCTGGTGGCGCCGAATCCACTGTCTCGCCCCTGGGCGTGGGTGGTTTTGCGGCCATGCGCGCGCTGTCGACCCGCAATGACGACCCCACCGCGGCGTCCCGTCCCTGGGACAAGGACCGCGATGGCTTCGTGCTGGGCGAAGGCGCAGGCGTGCTGGTGCTGGAAGAGTACGAGCATGCCAAGGCCCGTGGCGCCAAGATCTATGCGGAATTGAGCGGCTACGGCATGAGTGCCGATGCCGGTCACATGACCGCGCCCAATATGGACGGCCCGCGCCGCGCCATGTTGAACGCCATGCGCAATGCCGGTGTGAATCCGGACCAGATCAACTATCTGAACGCCCACGGTACTTCCACCCCACTGGGTGACAAGAACGAGAGCAATGCTATCAAGGCAGCGCTGGGCGATGCCGCTTACAAGACCGTGGTCAGCTCCACCAAGTCCATGACCGGCCACCTGCTGGGTGGCGCTGGTGGCGTGGAGAGCGTGTTCACCGTGATGGCCCTGCATGATCAAAAGATCCCGCCGACCATCAACCTGCTGAACCAGGACCCGGACTGCGATCTGGACTACTGCGCCAATACCGCGCGTGATGCAAAAATCGATGTGGCGTTGAAGAACAACTTCGGTTTCGGCGGCACGAATGGCTCGCTGATCTTCAAGCGCATCTAA
- the acpP gene encoding acyl carrier protein: MSDIEARVKKIIAEQLGVEESQVTNEKAFVADLGADSLDTVELVMALEDEFGIEIPDEDAEKITTVQNAIDYANTHQKG, translated from the coding sequence ATGAGCGATATCGAAGCACGTGTCAAAAAAATCATTGCTGAACAACTCGGCGTTGAAGAGTCCCAAGTGACCAACGAAAAGGCCTTCGTGGCTGATCTGGGCGCTGACTCCCTGGACACGGTCGAACTGGTGATGGCCCTGGAAGATGAATTCGGCATCGAGATCCCCGATGAGGACGCCGAAAAGATCACGACGGTGCAAAACGCCATCGACTACGCCAACACCCACCAAAAGGGCTAA
- the fabG gene encoding 3-oxoacyl-ACP reductase FabG — MTETTQQAQVALVTGATRGIGAAIAQELATRGYTVIGTATSDEGAARISAALAAHGGRGVKLDVTDAAGVDALVDDLVKNQGGLHVLVNNAGITKDQISMRMKDDDWDAVIDTNLKAVFRLSRAAIRPMMKQRFGRIISITSVVGAMGNPGQANYAAAKAGVAGMSRALARELGSRGITVNCVAPGFIATDMTAVLPEEQQKALAAQIPLGQLGQPSDIAHAVAYLASAGAGYVTGQELAVNGGMYM, encoded by the coding sequence ATGACAGAGACGACCCAACAAGCCCAGGTGGCCCTGGTGACCGGTGCCACCCGTGGCATTGGCGCCGCCATTGCCCAGGAACTGGCCACCCGTGGCTACACGGTGATTGGCACTGCCACGTCCGACGAGGGTGCAGCCCGCATCAGCGCCGCCCTGGCGGCCCATGGTGGTCGTGGCGTGAAGCTGGATGTGACCGATGCCGCTGGCGTGGACGCGCTGGTGGACGATCTGGTCAAGAACCAAGGTGGTCTGCATGTGTTGGTGAACAACGCCGGCATCACCAAGGACCAGATCTCCATGCGCATGAAGGACGATGATTGGGATGCCGTGATCGACACCAATCTGAAGGCCGTATTCCGACTGAGCCGCGCGGCTATTCGCCCCATGATGAAGCAGCGCTTTGGTCGCATCATCAGCATCACCAGCGTGGTGGGTGCCATGGGCAATCCCGGTCAGGCCAACTATGCTGCCGCCAAGGCCGGTGTGGCCGGCATGAGCCGCGCACTGGCCCGTGAACTGGGCAGCCGCGGTATCACCGTGAACTGCGTGGCCCCGGGCTTTATCGCCACAGATATGACGGCCGTGCTCCCAGAAGAGCAGCAAAAGGCCTTGGCTGCCCAGATCCCTTTGGGTCAGCTGGGCCAGCCTTCGGACATTGCACATGCCGTGGCCTATCTGGCATCTGCCGGAGCCGGCTACGTGACAGGCCAGGAATTGGCTGTCAATGGCGGCATGTACATGTAA
- the fabD gene encoding ACP S-malonyltransferase, which produces MTQFAFVFPGQGSQSVGMLDAWGDHPVVAQTLKEASDALGEDVAALIHSGPKEALALTTNTQPVMLVAAVAAWRVWLAEGGAMPAAVAGHSLGEYSALVASGVLTLAQAAPLVRLRAAAMQEAVPVGTGAMAAVLGLDADKVKAVCAEVTAQLGGAEVVEAVNFNDPGQTVIAGSKAAVEAASAAVKAAGAKRALPLPVSAPFHSSLMKPAAEKLKAALAALELKTPQIPVVNNIDVAVQTDADSIRDALYRQAFGPVRWVECVQAMKARGINTLVECGPGKVLAGMTKRIDAELTGVALYDPATLAEVKELLP; this is translated from the coding sequence ATGACGCAATTTGCATTCGTCTTCCCCGGTCAGGGCTCGCAGTCCGTGGGCATGCTGGACGCCTGGGGCGATCACCCCGTGGTGGCCCAGACGCTGAAGGAAGCCTCCGACGCCCTGGGTGAAGATGTGGCGGCCCTGATCCACAGCGGCCCCAAGGAAGCGCTGGCGCTGACCACCAACACCCAGCCCGTGATGCTGGTGGCCGCTGTGGCTGCCTGGCGCGTGTGGCTGGCCGAGGGGGGCGCCATGCCGGCCGCCGTGGCCGGCCATTCGTTGGGTGAATATTCCGCCCTGGTGGCCTCCGGCGTGCTGACGCTGGCCCAGGCCGCACCGCTGGTGCGCCTGCGCGCCGCCGCCATGCAGGAAGCGGTGCCTGTGGGAACTGGCGCCATGGCTGCCGTGCTGGGTCTGGATGCCGACAAGGTCAAGGCCGTGTGCGCCGAGGTGACGGCCCAGTTGGGTGGTGCCGAAGTGGTGGAGGCAGTGAACTTCAACGACCCCGGCCAGACCGTGATCGCCGGCTCCAAGGCTGCCGTGGAAGCTGCCAGCGCTGCCGTCAAGGCCGCAGGCGCCAAGCGCGCGTTGCCTCTGCCGGTGTCGGCGCCGTTCCATTCCAGTCTGATGAAGCCAGCGGCCGAAAAGCTCAAGGCCGCCCTGGCTGCACTGGAGCTGAAGACTCCCCAGATCCCCGTGGTCAACAACATCGACGTGGCCGTGCAAACGGACGCCGACTCCATTCGCGATGCCCTGTATCGCCAGGCCTTTGGCCCTGTGCGCTGGGTGGAATGCGTACAGGCCATGAAGGCCCGTGGCATCAACACTTTGGTAGAGTGCGGTCCCGGCAAGGTGCTGGCTGGCATGACCAAGCGCATTGATGCGGAATTGACGGGCGTGGCCCTGTATGACCCTGCCACACTGGCGGAAGTGAAGGAATTGCTCCCATGA